AATGCCTGATCCACACATTACTAGTAATTTTTTCATTATTTTCACCTATTTCTTAATTTTATTTTCGTAGATTAATCCAGCAAGTGATGATATAAAGATAACACTTATGATCACCCATGGTAAATAATTTGCTGCAAATACAAATAATCCTGTGGTCCAGAGTCCTCCTTCTGCTAATGCTGTAATTTGAGAATTTCCTGCTAAATTAAATTTAGCTGCTTTAGCTGCTGAAGTGACCAAAGGGGCTACCCAAGAAGTTATATAAAGAATAGAAATTAAATAAATTGTTCCCCCTACAACAGTACGAACAATATTTCCTTCAAAGACTGCAGCCATCAAACAGACTACAAAAGGTATTGTAGCTAAATCTCCAAAAGGTAATGTCGTATTTCCTGGCAATATTACAGCCAATAAAATTGTTATTGGGACTAGAATTAATGAACTTGATAGAACAGCTGGATGACCTACTGACAATGCTGAGTCCATGCCAATATTGACTTCACGTCCTGGGAAGCGTTTTTGAACAAAACTATTTGCTGCTTCTGAAATTGGTGCAAGTCCTTCCATAAGAATTGACACCATTCTAGGCATTAATAACATAACAGCCGCAGTTTTAACACCTAATTGTAATATCCCTGCAGCATCATAACCTGCAAGTATACCTATGACAATTCCTATTATTAATCCAATTACAGTGCTCTCTCCAAAAATGCCAAACTTTTTCTGAATTGTTTCAGGATCAGCTTGTATTTTATTAAATCCTGGTATATGATCGAATAACCAATTTAAAGGTATTGCAACAAAAAATCCTGGTGCAGATGTTCCATGTGGAAAAGTTATATTTGGAAAACCATAGAATTTCTTTATCATTGGTGCAATAATATCAGCGAATAAATAGATCATTACTTGATAGGCTATCATACCATATAAACCTAATCCAAAGTTATTGGTTACAGCGAACACTAGCGAACCTATGAAGGCAGCATGCCAAAAATTCCACATATCTACCATTAAAGTTTTTGTCCATCCTAAAAATAGGAGTATTAAGTTTATTCCTACTCCAAGTGGTATTGCTAAGCTACCAAGTAATGTTCCGTATGAAATTGCTGAAGCCGCTGGCCAACCAACATCAACTGTGTGAAGACTTAAACCAAAGCGTTTAACCATTTCTTGT
This Streptococcus urinalis 2285-97 DNA region includes the following protein-coding sequences:
- a CDS encoding PTS galactitol transporter subunit IIC; the protein is MLDALQSFINLGAIVVLPILIFLFGLLLGTPAKKSFTAGLTVGIGFVGLNLIVDLLSGSLGTAAQEMVKRFGLSLHTVDVGWPAASAISYGTLLGSLAIPLGVGINLILLFLGWTKTLMVDMWNFWHAAFIGSLVFAVTNNFGLGLYGMIAYQVMIYLFADIIAPMIKKFYGFPNITFPHGTSAPGFFVAIPLNWLFDHIPGFNKIQADPETIQKKFGIFGESTVIGLIIGIVIGILAGYDAAGILQLGVKTAAVMLLMPRMVSILMEGLAPISEAANSFVQKRFPGREVNIGMDSALSVGHPAVLSSSLILVPITILLAVILPGNTTLPFGDLATIPFVVCLMAAVFEGNIVRTVVGGTIYLISILYITSWVAPLVTSAAKAAKFNLAGNSQITALAEGGLWTTGLFVFAANYLPWVIISVIFISSLAGLIYENKIKK